One stretch of Dissulfurimicrobium hydrothermale DNA includes these proteins:
- the rpsU gene encoding 30S ribosomal protein S21: MVVDVQDDNLEKALRTLKKKMQLDGIQRELKNRRFYEKPSVKRRRKMQDAERRRRKARRRQY, encoded by the coding sequence ATTGTGGTGGACGTCCAGGACGATAATCTGGAGAAGGCCCTTAGAACCCTTAAAAAAAAGATGCAGCTTGACGGGATTCAAAGGGAACTTAAAAATCGTCGTTTTTATGAAAAACCAAGCGTAAAAAGGCGACGTAAGATGCAAGACGCCGAAAGAAGGCGCCGCAAGGCTCGCCGTAGGCAATATTGA
- a CDS encoding cobyric acid synthase has product MFQGTGSGVGKSIVVAACCRVLRQMGIKVAPFKAQNMALNSFVTPDGLEMGRAQVFQAEACGLQPDVRMNPILLKPQGDTRSQVILMGKVAYNLSARSFYEQRDRHLAVAKDAYRSLAREYDVIVIEGAGSPAEINLQATDIVNMETASYANSPVIIIGDIDRGGVFAWLKGTYDLVPDRHRARIVGFLINKFRGDASILTPGLIQFRHIVPLQFFGVLPWFDNITVDQEDGVYVHATAPERDAQVKLAVIHLPRISNFTDFAPLAFEEDVSVSFVRRPYEIKECDCIIIPGTKTTRADLDFLKISGWDTAIKRFLGKGVFILGICGGYQMLGKEIADPHGIEGQPGTSKGLGLLPIVTEFAAEKQLRHTSIMLDSPPIFTRPIKAAGYEIHMGHTRATGTFSPLGPDIEADIGAIDTNKSVMGLYLHGFFENDLVRRVFLDYLRDKKGLPTIGKVSSYGEFRKTQLDRLADWFRDNSDIPALLSLIGLK; this is encoded by the coding sequence ATGTTTCAAGGTACCGGCTCCGGTGTTGGGAAGAGCATCGTGGTCGCAGCATGTTGTCGGGTCCTGCGGCAAATGGGCATAAAGGTGGCACCGTTTAAGGCACAGAATATGGCCTTAAACTCGTTTGTAACACCAGATGGACTGGAGATGGGCAGGGCCCAGGTCTTTCAGGCAGAGGCCTGCGGACTCCAACCCGACGTCAGGATGAACCCGATACTTTTGAAACCACAAGGAGACACCCGCTCCCAGGTGATCCTCATGGGGAAGGTGGCCTATAACCTCTCTGCGCGTTCATTTTACGAACAAAGAGACAGACATCTCGCCGTTGCAAAAGATGCATACCGATCCCTGGCAAGGGAATATGATGTAATTGTAATAGAAGGGGCTGGAAGCCCTGCTGAGATAAATCTCCAGGCGACGGACATAGTCAATATGGAGACGGCCTCCTATGCCAACTCACCGGTCATAATCATAGGCGACATAGACAGAGGCGGGGTCTTCGCCTGGCTCAAAGGCACCTATGATCTGGTACCGGACAGACACAGGGCGAGGATAGTAGGTTTTCTTATCAATAAATTTCGAGGCGACGCATCGATCCTCACCCCTGGCCTCATCCAGTTCAGGCACATCGTTCCGCTGCAATTTTTCGGCGTACTCCCATGGTTTGACAATATAACCGTGGATCAAGAAGACGGGGTCTATGTCCATGCGACAGCACCTGAACGCGATGCCCAGGTCAAACTCGCAGTCATCCATCTGCCGCGGATCAGCAACTTCACAGACTTTGCCCCGCTTGCATTTGAAGAAGATGTCTCGGTCTCGTTCGTCCGTCGCCCTTACGAAATTAAAGAGTGCGACTGCATTATCATACCGGGTACCAAGACCACGCGAGCAGACCTGGACTTTCTCAAGATATCCGGTTGGGACACGGCAATAAAGCGGTTTCTGGGGAAAGGCGTCTTTATCCTCGGCATCTGCGGCGGCTATCAGATGCTCGGCAAGGAAATCGCCGATCCGCACGGCATTGAAGGGCAGCCCGGGACATCGAAAGGCCTTGGTCTTTTGCCAATCGTAACTGAATTCGCGGCTGAAAAACAACTCAGGCATACCAGCATCATGCTGGATTCACCGCCGATCTTTACCAGGCCAATCAAGGCCGCTGGTTATGAGATACACATGGGGCACACGAGGGCGACCGGGACGTTCAGCCCCCTCGGGCCGGATATCGAGGCCGACATCGGAGCGATCGATACAAACAAGTCGGTAATGGGTCTTTATCTGCACGGTTTTTTCGAAAACGACCTCGTCAGAAGGGTATTTTTGGACTATTTAAGGGACAAAAAAGGCCTACCTACCATCGGAAAGGTATCTTCATATGGTGAATTCAGGAAGACCCAGCTCGACCGCCTGGCAGACTGGTTCAGGGATAATTCGGACATCCCTGCACTCCTTTCTCTCATCGGCTTAAAATGA
- the cbiB gene encoding adenosylcobinamide-phosphate synthase CbiB, whose product MTPSLFILTKEGWWILALALLLDLAAGDPESLPHPIRLIGKAISRLEPYFRSIPVQEQAQGAVFAIFITTITGFSVYAALRGLAHILFAAYWATSIAFIYYAVSLKCLADEALAVKATLERDGLEAARIRVSRIVGRDTARLDETGVVMAVIETVAENMVDGVISPFFYAAIGGPVLAMCYKAVNTLDSMIGYKDARYLRFGTWGAKMDDGANYIPARLSVPIVAIAAVIQGHRQPIDIFMAAVKDGAGHDGPNSGLPEAAFAAALDVRLSGPAWYKDRYIDRPFLNPSGRDPCTDDIDKAVRLLYQASAVFFGLLFETSLFIRLFLAV is encoded by the coding sequence ATGACGCCATCTTTATTCATCTTGACAAAAGAAGGCTGGTGGATACTGGCCCTGGCCTTACTCCTTGATCTTGCAGCAGGGGATCCAGAGTCCCTTCCTCATCCTATACGGCTGATAGGGAAGGCGATATCCAGGCTCGAGCCATATTTTAGATCCATCCCCGTGCAAGAACAGGCCCAGGGCGCTGTATTTGCTATATTCATCACGACGATTACCGGGTTTTCCGTATATGCCGCCCTTCGAGGATTGGCCCATATCTTGTTTGCAGCCTATTGGGCGACGTCTATAGCCTTCATCTACTATGCCGTCTCCCTGAAATGTCTAGCCGATGAGGCGTTGGCCGTAAAGGCAACGCTGGAAAGAGACGGTCTCGAGGCGGCAAGGATACGGGTCTCAAGAATAGTCGGCAGGGATACAGCCAGGCTCGACGAAACAGGCGTTGTTATGGCCGTCATCGAAACAGTGGCGGAAAACATGGTGGACGGGGTGATCTCGCCCTTTTTTTATGCTGCCATCGGGGGACCGGTCCTTGCCATGTGCTACAAGGCGGTAAATACACTCGACTCCATGATCGGCTATAAGGATGCACGATATCTGAGATTCGGGACATGGGGCGCTAAAATGGACGATGGAGCGAATTATATACCGGCAAGGCTCTCCGTACCGATAGTTGCAATAGCAGCTGTCATACAAGGGCATAGACAACCGATTGACATCTTCATGGCAGCGGTGAAGGATGGCGCAGGCCATGACGGCCCCAATTCAGGCCTTCCAGAGGCCGCGTTCGCCGCAGCCCTCGATGTGCGCCTTTCCGGACCGGCATGGTATAAAGACAGGTATATTGACAGGCCATTTTTGAACCCGTCAGGCAGGGACCCATGCACAGACGACATAGACAAGGCGGTAAGACTCCTATACCAGGCATCGGCTGTATTTTTCGGCTTGCTTTTTGAAACGTCTTTATTTATAAGGTTATTTTTGGCTGTCTGA
- a CDS encoding C-GCAxxG-C-C family protein, translating to MATPEDTAERARELFDSGFHCSQAVFAAVAEALGITPPKEVIAALSPFGGGIGCSGGLCGALPGAMAVIGLVMGKTVPGHKDHKDMWRLGHKMAEEFKELTAAYGGQDCCNIARVDWKEREQVKSFKKDPDGRRKECVWVIGETARRLQIALEGIGWPRKIL from the coding sequence ATGGCAACGCCTGAAGATACGGCGGAAAGGGCAAGAGAGCTCTTTGATTCAGGTTTTCACTGCAGCCAAGCGGTCTTTGCAGCTGTTGCGGAGGCGCTTGGCATTACGCCGCCGAAAGAGGTGATCGCGGCCCTCTCCCCATTCGGCGGCGGTATCGGGTGCAGCGGCGGGCTATGCGGCGCACTGCCGGGTGCCATGGCGGTCATAGGACTTGTCATGGGAAAGACGGTGCCAGGACATAAAGATCACAAGGACATGTGGCGTCTGGGTCACAAAATGGCCGAAGAGTTCAAAGAACTCACAGCCGCATACGGAGGGCAGGATTGCTGCAATATAGCAAGGGTCGACTGGAAAGAGAGGGAGCAGGTAAAGTCTTTCAAAAAAGACCCTGACGGTCGCCGGAAGGAATGCGTCTGGGTGATAGGCGAAACTGCAAGGCGTTTACAAATAGCACTTGAGGGGATCGGATGGCCGAGGAAGATTCTTTGA
- a CDS encoding KUP/HAK/KT family potassium transporter — protein sequence MAEEDSLIKGIIKSFGLVFGDIGTSPIYTIATIFLITKPTQENIMGVLSLIVWTLIILVTIEYAWLAMSLGKKGEGGTIVLKEILVPLLRSRRNAVLVTYLSFIGISLLMGDGVITPAISILSAVEGLLLVPQFSNTPQWVLILVAGVIAVTLFLFQKKGTEKVAVAFGPLMVLWFLALAISGIVSIIHAPSVLKALSPHYAIKFLMEHGVAGFFVLSEVILCATGGEALYADMGHLGRMPIIRAWYIVFAALLLNYLGQGAFVIRHPEVKNVLFGMVYRQAQALYIPFLILSIAATVIASQAMISGMFSIIYQGITTRVMPLLKVEYTSTRLRSQIYIGSVNWFLLFSVLFIMYEFRESNRLAAAYGLAVTGTMTLTGIMLTWIFYLKNNMAKTALSSFVTLVDLTFLLSNLYKIPHGGYWSIIIAAFPLSTILVYTSGQKKLYRTLKPLERDIFLKGYNELYKNTNKIKGTALFFAKVTDKFPPYIVHTMFINNIVYEDNIIVSIVKCDTPFGVMGYFKDKLADGLRIFEIQLGYMEVIDVEDLLKEAGIDEKVIFYGIEDIITSNFIWKLFAIIKKLTPTFVQFYKLPPNKMHGVITQVEM from the coding sequence ATGGCCGAGGAAGATTCTTTGATAAAAGGCATAATAAAATCCTTCGGCCTTGTCTTCGGCGACATCGGCACAAGCCCGATCTATACCATTGCAACAATATTTTTAATCACAAAACCTACCCAAGAAAACATAATGGGCGTCCTATCCCTGATCGTTTGGACGCTGATCATACTCGTAACCATAGAATACGCCTGGCTTGCCATGAGCCTCGGGAAAAAAGGCGAGGGTGGCACCATCGTATTGAAAGAGATACTCGTTCCCCTGCTCAGGTCGAGGAGAAATGCCGTACTCGTCACATACCTTTCATTTATAGGCATATCCCTTCTTATGGGGGACGGCGTAATCACCCCTGCGATAAGTATCCTCAGCGCCGTGGAAGGCCTTTTGCTGGTCCCGCAGTTTTCAAATACGCCGCAGTGGGTGCTCATACTTGTAGCGGGCGTCATAGCTGTCACATTGTTTTTATTCCAGAAAAAGGGGACAGAAAAGGTGGCTGTCGCCTTTGGCCCCTTGATGGTCCTGTGGTTTTTAGCCCTCGCAATCTCAGGCATAGTCTCAATAATCCATGCTCCATCGGTTTTAAAGGCCCTGAGCCCGCACTATGCCATTAAATTCCTTATGGAACACGGCGTGGCTGGTTTTTTCGTGCTCTCAGAGGTTATACTCTGCGCAACAGGCGGAGAGGCCCTGTATGCGGACATGGGGCATCTGGGCCGCATGCCCATCATCAGGGCCTGGTATATCGTATTCGCAGCCCTGTTGCTCAATTATCTTGGGCAAGGGGCGTTCGTCATACGGCATCCTGAGGTCAAAAATGTGCTGTTCGGCATGGTCTATCGACAGGCCCAGGCGCTCTACATCCCGTTTCTGATACTTAGCATTGCGGCAACGGTCATCGCCTCACAGGCGATGATAAGCGGCATGTTTTCTATAATCTATCAAGGCATAACTACGCGTGTCATGCCCCTTCTAAAGGTTGAATACACATCGACCAGACTGAGGTCGCAGATATACATAGGCTCGGTCAATTGGTTTCTGCTCTTCTCCGTACTATTTATCATGTATGAATTCAGGGAATCCAATCGTCTCGCCGCCGCATACGGCCTGGCAGTTACGGGCACGATGACCCTGACGGGTATTATGCTGACGTGGATATTTTATTTAAAAAATAATATGGCAAAGACGGCACTGTCGTCATTTGTAACCCTTGTCGATCTGACCTTTCTCTTGTCTAACTTATACAAGATCCCGCATGGCGGCTATTGGTCGATCATCATAGCCGCCTTCCCGCTCAGCACAATCCTTGTATATACATCGGGACAGAAAAAACTTTACAGGACGCTCAAACCCTTGGAAAGGGACATCTTTCTCAAGGGTTACAATGAACTGTATAAAAATACAAATAAGATAAAAGGGACGGCCCTTTTCTTCGCAAAGGTTACAGATAAATTCCCTCCATATATCGTCCATACGATGTTCATCAACAATATTGTCTATGAAGATAATATCATAGTGTCTATTGTAAAATGTGACACTCCATTCGGGGTGATGGGATATTTCAAAGATAAACTCGCGGATGGCCTACGGATATTCGAGATTCAACTCGGCTACATGGAGGTCATAGATGTGGAAGATCTGTTAAAAGAGGCCGGCATAGATGAAAAGGTCATATTTTATGGCATTGAAGACATAATCACATCAAATTTTATATGGAAGTTGTTTGCCATCATAAAAAAACTTACCCCGACATTTGTTCAATTCTATAAGCTTCCACCGAATAAAATGCACGGGGTGATCACCCAGGTTGAGATGTAA
- a CDS encoding DEAD/DEAH box helicase produces the protein MDHFEQLGLSENMLDVMRKKGFGTPTPIQQKVIPFLLNERRDVLAQAQTGTGKTAAFGIPIIEQIEARPRHVKALVLVPTRELAIQAAEELNSLKGAKKLKIAPIYGGQAIGLQLKHLQEGVDIVVGTPGRTIDHLRRGSLRLDKISFLVFDEADEMLDMGFIDEINEIMEFVPAEKQTMLFSATMPRPVVSIARRYMNEYETISDNQRQQTATLTDQIYFKVSEQDKFEALCRILDMEPDFYGLIFCRTRTDTENVASRLISRGYKAAIIHGEINQGQREKTMRGFRQRQTNILVATDVAARGIDVNDLSHVINYALPQDPESYIHRIGRTGRAGKRGAAITFVAPRELRLLDLIRKVSGAPIRKGSVPKIDDIIKSRRNRLKNEIKTTMQSKDLGTFKIMAAELLKDADPVEVLAACLNISFGNKLDTCGYNEIQEVDPIDIKDHTRIFMAKGHRPPRKKAARWHQGSRAGKGPDRLK, from the coding sequence ATGGATCATTTTGAACAACTCGGGCTTTCGGAAAACATGCTGGACGTGATGCGCAAAAAGGGCTTTGGGACGCCAACCCCCATACAACAAAAGGTCATCCCCTTCCTGCTCAATGAAAGACGTGATGTCTTGGCGCAGGCGCAGACCGGCACCGGCAAAACGGCCGCCTTCGGCATCCCTATCATCGAACAAATAGAGGCCCGCCCCAGGCACGTAAAGGCCCTGGTACTTGTGCCAACAAGGGAGCTTGCCATACAGGCCGCGGAAGAACTAAATAGTCTCAAGGGTGCCAAAAAACTCAAGATCGCCCCCATCTACGGCGGTCAAGCTATAGGGCTGCAGCTGAAACACCTGCAGGAGGGCGTCGATATAGTCGTAGGCACGCCAGGCCGCACTATAGACCATCTGAGACGCGGTTCGCTCAGATTGGACAAGATATCCTTTCTGGTATTCGATGAAGCGGACGAGATGTTGGACATGGGATTCATCGACGAAATTAATGAAATCATGGAGTTTGTGCCGGCCGAGAAACAGACGATGCTCTTTTCTGCAACCATGCCGAGACCTGTAGTTTCGATTGCAAGGCGCTACATGAACGAATATGAGACCATTTCCGACAACCAGAGACAACAGACTGCGACCCTTACAGACCAGATATACTTCAAGGTCAGTGAGCAAGATAAATTCGAGGCCTTGTGCCGAATCTTAGACATGGAACCAGACTTCTACGGCCTGATCTTTTGCCGGACACGCACCGATACAGAGAACGTCGCATCCAGGCTCATCTCAAGGGGCTATAAAGCTGCGATCATACACGGTGAAATCAACCAGGGCCAGCGTGAAAAGACGATGCGCGGCTTTCGGCAACGACAGACGAACATACTAGTCGCCACTGATGTGGCCGCACGCGGCATTGATGTCAACGATCTCTCCCATGTAATAAACTATGCGCTGCCGCAAGATCCTGAATCTTATATACATCGTATAGGACGCACGGGTCGTGCAGGCAAGAGGGGCGCAGCCATCACCTTTGTTGCGCCGAGGGAGTTGCGCCTGTTAGATTTGATACGCAAGGTCTCCGGCGCCCCGATCCGCAAAGGGAGCGTCCCAAAAATCGACGACATCATAAAATCTAGAAGAAACCGCCTTAAAAACGAGATAAAAACGACTATGCAGTCCAAGGATCTTGGGACTTTCAAAATCATGGCCGCAGAACTTCTAAAAGACGCCGACCCTGTCGAGGTCCTCGCCGCCTGCCTAAATATCTCGTTCGGAAACAAACTCGATACCTGCGGCTACAATGAGATACAAGAGGTGGATCCTATAGACATCAAAGACCATACAAGGATATTTATGGCCAAAGGGCACAGGCCCCCCAGAAAAAAAGCTGCCCGATGGCATCAAGGATCGAGAGCAGGAAAAGGACCTGACCGTCTGAAATGA
- the der gene encoding ribosome biogenesis GTPase Der, translated as MPKIALIGRPNVGKSTLFNRLTRSKSALVAPMPGLTRDRHYGRFTAACGMTMEVIDTGGLAFPSGRDSEMETLVLKQGLKAIDEADIILFILDAKEGLTGSDKDIAEMLRVSQKPVIIAVNKMDDPAQEAALGEFYELGMAEINPISAEHGWNISELTDKLAKSAMSLGFGKPEERLGSYAELTTWTESNPVAESRPQAHIDAPIKVAIIGRPNVGKSSLLNRLLGEPRMIVSNLAGTTRDAIDTLLKRNGDRDILFTDTAGIRRKAKIDDKIEKFSVIKAIEALKTCDTAVVVLDATEGITDQDKRLIGYIEEYKRAVVTVFNKWDLIQGDKLLVRLRTEELESAKRFISYAPHVNLSALTGRNVNKLLAVIDSVYKEFTASVGTGKANQALQKAMALKTPPIIKGHFLKLYYTTQVATAPPTFLVFANYPELIPNYYLRFMLNQFRKQLGLIHTPIHFIFKERERRK; from the coding sequence ATGCCGAAAATAGCCCTGATAGGGCGCCCGAATGTCGGGAAATCAACACTCTTCAACCGGCTTACAAGATCAAAAAGTGCCCTTGTGGCCCCTATGCCTGGCCTTACAAGGGACCGCCACTACGGGCGCTTCACCGCCGCCTGCGGCATGACGATGGAGGTCATCGATACTGGCGGACTTGCGTTTCCATCCGGCCGGGACAGCGAGATGGAAACGCTGGTTTTGAAACAAGGCTTAAAGGCAATTGACGAGGCTGACATCATCCTGTTTATACTGGACGCCAAGGAGGGATTGACCGGCAGCGACAAAGATATAGCAGAGATGTTGAGGGTCAGCCAAAAGCCCGTCATAATTGCAGTCAACAAAATGGATGACCCTGCGCAGGAAGCGGCTCTTGGAGAATTTTATGAATTGGGCATGGCTGAGATAAACCCTATCTCCGCCGAACACGGATGGAATATATCAGAGCTTACGGATAAACTTGCAAAGTCGGCCATGTCACTCGGATTCGGCAAGCCGGAGGAACGGCTTGGATCATACGCAGAACTCACCACATGGACCGAATCGAACCCTGTGGCCGAATCAAGACCTCAGGCACACATAGATGCACCGATAAAAGTAGCCATCATAGGTAGGCCGAATGTCGGAAAATCCTCCCTCCTGAACCGCCTCCTTGGAGAGCCGCGTATGATAGTCAGTAATTTGGCCGGCACAACCAGAGATGCCATAGACACCTTGCTCAAGAGAAACGGGGACAGAGACATCCTGTTTACCGACACGGCGGGGATAAGGCGCAAGGCCAAGATAGACGACAAGATAGAAAAATTCAGTGTCATAAAGGCGATCGAGGCCTTAAAGACCTGCGACACGGCCGTTGTAGTCCTGGACGCAACAGAAGGCATAACTGACCAGGACAAAAGGCTCATAGGCTATATAGAGGAATACAAACGAGCGGTTGTGACAGTATTCAACAAATGGGACCTGATCCAGGGCGATAAATTATTGGTACGTCTAAGAACGGAGGAACTTGAATCTGCCAAACGGTTTATCTCTTATGCACCGCATGTCAACCTCTCGGCCCTGACGGGTAGAAATGTAAATAAACTCCTTGCAGTCATCGACAGCGTCTATAAAGAATTTACAGCCTCGGTAGGCACAGGGAAGGCAAATCAAGCACTGCAAAAGGCCATGGCATTAAAGACCCCGCCGATTATTAAGGGGCATTTCCTAAAACTCTATTATACGACACAGGTGGCAACCGCGCCGCCTACATTTCTAGTCTTTGCCAACTATCCCGAGCTCATACCTAATTACTATCTGCGTTTTATGCTGAACCAGTTCAGAAAGCAGCTGGGGTTGATCCATACCCCAATCCATTTTATCTTTAAAGAAAGAGAACGCCGCAAATAA
- a CDS encoding thioredoxin family protein, whose protein sequence is MATGKIINIGGVNIGIVGLDEAISQIRASDPTGRKTSDEAAIEVLHIIEKKNYIPLSARDAYIEAIKKLWNGTIDGNESGLSIRILGPGCVSCNRLEEIVRSALDQKDIAADIEHIKDLDEIWRYGVISTPALVINGQVLCSGRLPTKAKVEEWLREALLRSM, encoded by the coding sequence ATGGCGACGGGCAAAATTATAAATATAGGCGGTGTAAATATAGGGATTGTAGGACTTGATGAGGCCATCTCACAAATAAGGGCATCCGATCCGACTGGCCGCAAGACCTCTGACGAGGCCGCTATTGAGGTGCTCCATATTATCGAGAAGAAAAACTACATACCTCTGTCTGCAAGGGACGCCTATATCGAGGCCATTAAAAAGTTATGGAACGGGACCATCGATGGAAATGAGTCTGGCCTATCCATCCGCATCCTGGGGCCTGGATGTGTAAGCTGCAATAGGCTTGAAGAGATCGTGAGGTCGGCCCTCGATCAGAAAGACATAGCCGCTGACATCGAACATATAAAAGACCTGGACGAGATCTGGAGATATGGGGTTATAAGCACCCCTGCCCTTGTTATAAACGGGCAAGTTTTATGTTCAGGCCGTCTCCCTACAAAGGCAAAGGTTGAGGAATGGCTGCGTGAGGCGCTCTTGCGGTCAATGTAA
- a CDS encoding ABC transporter ATP-binding protein, protein MLELERLTINTGMFSVKDVSLKIQPGSCNVLVGPTGCGKTTLLEAIIGIRRPDSGVIRLEGRRIDDLPIERRGIAYLPQDLALFPHLTVEGNIFYGLKHQKRLNERRRDFVLELAETLGITHLLKRMVDHLSGGERQRVALVRALATGSRYLLLDEPLSALHEAMKKDLWFLIADIKVRFGLAIVMVTHDMDEAFFMGDEIAVMIDGMIRQAGPRGEVYGHPIDIDVAGFFGIKNLFSAEVIRMRGKWAEVRCNELNTDLIVPAWRHSGTTSILQGLPFIIGIMPENVMLIRPDLNRRDNDNLLEGVVYEIFSRGRSNTLLFVPDGSDRVIEIDIPDYAMRKMDITKGAKAVVALRAEKIFTLTARAPHAAIPQPLPL, encoded by the coding sequence ATGCTTGAACTCGAAAGACTTACCATCAATACAGGCATGTTTTCTGTAAAAGATGTGAGTCTAAAGATCCAGCCAGGCAGCTGCAATGTGCTTGTAGGGCCTACCGGTTGCGGCAAGACCACGCTTCTTGAGGCCATTATTGGTATACGAAGGCCTGATTCGGGAGTAATTCGATTGGAAGGCAGACGAATCGATGACCTGCCTATTGAAAGGCGTGGTATAGCCTATCTGCCTCAAGACCTCGCCCTTTTCCCACACCTGACCGTTGAAGGCAACATCTTTTATGGCCTTAAGCATCAAAAAAGGTTGAATGAGCGCCGGCGCGATTTCGTCCTGGAATTGGCGGAGACCTTGGGCATAACCCATTTGCTTAAGAGGATGGTAGACCACTTAAGCGGCGGTGAGCGTCAGCGAGTGGCGCTTGTTCGGGCCCTTGCCACAGGAAGCAGGTATCTGTTGCTCGACGAGCCCTTATCTGCCCTCCATGAGGCCATGAAAAAAGACCTCTGGTTCCTGATTGCCGATATTAAGGTGAGGTTTGGTCTTGCCATAGTCATGGTTACTCACGATATGGACGAGGCCTTCTTCATGGGGGATGAGATAGCTGTTATGATAGACGGTATGATTCGCCAGGCTGGCCCAAGGGGTGAGGTATACGGACATCCCATAGACATAGATGTTGCAGGATTCTTCGGGATTAAGAACCTTTTTTCAGCGGAAGTTATAAGAATGCGAGGGAAATGGGCTGAGGTGAGATGTAATGAACTCAACACCGACCTCATCGTCCCGGCCTGGAGACATTCAGGCACCACCTCCATCTTGCAAGGACTCCCCTTTATTATCGGGATAATGCCGGAGAATGTAATGCTCATCAGACCTGATCTTAATAGACGGGATAATGACAATCTCCTCGAAGGGGTTGTTTATGAGATATTTTCGAGGGGTCGGTCTAACACTCTCCTGTTTGTGCCGGATGGGTCAGACAGGGTTATCGAGATAGATATTCCTGATTACGCCATGCGGAAAATGGACATTACAAAGGGTGCAAAGGCCGTTGTAGCCTTAAGGGCGGAAAAGATATTTACATTGACCGCAAGAGCGCCTCACGCAGCCATTCCTCAACCTTTGCCTTTGTAG
- a CDS encoding molybdate ABC transporter permease subunit: MNLKRLSIFCAFSTFSVYAGLVLSMCYFLSGRLFVETILSGRTLFSIRLSLLCATIATALSVCLAVPSAYALSRFDFKGKDILDTTLEFPMVVSPAALGALLLIFFNTPLGGFVQKNTFQFVFAFAGIVLAQFVTTLGVATRLLKAALDEIPRRYEDVARTLGASPLSAFFSVTLPLARRGILASIILTWAKALGEFGATIMVAGSMAMRTETLPVAIFMRLASADIEGAVVLILILVSVGFFVLYVARFLIKARRHA, encoded by the coding sequence ATGAATTTGAAAAGACTTAGCATCTTCTGTGCCTTTTCGACATTTTCAGTCTATGCAGGTCTTGTCCTGTCGATGTGCTACTTTCTGAGCGGCCGTCTCTTTGTGGAGACCATTTTGTCTGGAAGGACGCTTTTTTCCATAAGGTTGAGCCTTCTTTGCGCAACCATCGCGACAGCGCTTTCCGTGTGTCTTGCGGTACCGTCAGCCTATGCCTTGAGCAGATTTGATTTCAAGGGCAAGGACATCCTCGACACCACCCTTGAGTTTCCAATGGTCGTCTCGCCAGCAGCCCTTGGCGCCTTGCTTCTGATCTTTTTCAACACCCCATTGGGCGGGTTCGTGCAGAAAAATACCTTTCAGTTCGTCTTTGCCTTTGCAGGCATAGTGCTTGCCCAGTTTGTTACTACTCTGGGTGTTGCAACCAGGCTTTTAAAGGCCGCTCTTGACGAGATCCCGCGACGATATGAAGATGTTGCCAGGACCCTCGGCGCATCCCCTCTCTCAGCATTCTTCAGCGTCACTCTGCCCCTTGCCAGACGCGGGATCCTGGCGTCCATCATCCTTACCTGGGCAAAGGCCTTGGGAGAGTTCGGCGCAACCATTATGGTGGCGGGCTCGATGGCCATGAGGACAGAGACCCTGCCTGTCGCCATATTTATGCGGCTTGCAAGCGCCGATATCGAGGGCGCAGTTGTGCTCATCCTGATCTTAGTCTCTGTTGGTTTCTTTGTGCTGTATGTCGCCAGATTTTTAATAAAGGCACGAAGGCATGCTTGA